The following proteins come from a genomic window of Mammaliicoccus sp. Marseille-Q6498:
- a CDS encoding ABC-F family ATP-binding cassette domain-containing protein — protein sequence MEAYKIEKLNKQYGDKVIFDDLDLSISYKERIGLVGINGTGKSTLLKVIANIDDDYDAKTSYPNQYQIAYASQKPELDESLTVIDEVLNNETEMTKVIANYENALNRYQQTGDSKDLDLMMQYQSDMDRFNAWDYSADVKTILSKLGINDYLKKISTLSGGQQKRVALAKELIRKPDLLLLDEPTNHLDIEGIEWLVNYVKQYPHTIMFVTHDRHFLNQVSTRIVELSNGKLTSYPGNYEAYIQARAEKEEIEAQQHTKKKALFRQELNWMRQGAKARSTKQQARIQRFNDLESDIASKKTQGEASLNLAHSRLGKQVFELDNVSKSIGNRTLFDNFTTIIQKGDRIGIVGENGAGKTTLLNILSGIDQTFDGNLITGQTVKIAYFKQQDESLNSNERMIDYLREESEVAKEKDGTVVSVTQLLERFLFPSQTHGTRINKLSGGEQKRLYLLKLLVHEPNVLILDEPTNDLDTETLTILEAYITEFGGTVLTVSHDRYFLNKVANKYWYIHDQQIEPMLGTFEDYLSYKREIEKKANQQQKLDQKSESKTKETARLSFKEKRELEELEKNIEYIETRLVEIEEEMVEQATNYEKLNELTSEKTSIEAQYEEDYVRWSSLSDRL from the coding sequence ATGGAAGCATATAAAATTGAAAAGCTTAATAAGCAATATGGTGACAAAGTTATATTTGATGATTTAGACCTGTCTATTTCATACAAAGAACGTATCGGACTGGTAGGTATTAATGGAACTGGTAAGAGTACTTTGCTTAAAGTTATAGCAAATATAGACGATGATTATGATGCTAAGACATCTTATCCAAATCAATATCAAATTGCATATGCTAGCCAAAAACCTGAACTCGATGAATCATTAACTGTTATAGATGAAGTACTTAATAATGAAACAGAAATGACTAAAGTCATTGCTAATTATGAAAATGCATTAAATCGATATCAACAGACTGGAGATTCTAAAGATTTAGATCTTATGATGCAATACCAATCTGATATGGACCGTTTCAATGCATGGGATTACAGCGCAGACGTTAAAACTATTCTATCAAAGTTAGGTATAAATGACTATCTTAAAAAAATCTCTACGTTAAGTGGGGGTCAACAAAAGAGAGTGGCCTTAGCTAAGGAACTTATTCGTAAACCGGATTTACTTCTTTTAGATGAGCCGACAAACCATTTAGACATTGAAGGCATTGAATGGCTAGTTAATTACGTGAAACAATATCCGCATACGATCATGTTTGTAACCCACGATCGTCACTTTTTAAATCAAGTATCTACAAGAATAGTAGAACTTTCGAACGGTAAGTTAACAAGTTACCCGGGAAATTATGAAGCGTATATTCAAGCTAGAGCTGAAAAGGAAGAAATAGAAGCACAACAACATACTAAGAAAAAAGCATTATTTAGACAAGAGTTAAATTGGATGAGACAAGGGGCTAAAGCAAGATCTACGAAACAACAAGCTAGAATTCAAAGATTCAATGATTTAGAAAGCGATATAGCAAGCAAGAAAACGCAAGGCGAAGCAAGCTTGAATTTAGCCCATTCTAGATTAGGTAAACAAGTTTTTGAACTTGATAATGTATCTAAATCAATTGGAAATAGAACGTTATTCGACAACTTCACAACGATTATCCAAAAAGGGGACAGAATTGGTATCGTCGGAGAAAATGGTGCAGGTAAAACGACTTTACTCAATATTCTTAGTGGAATAGATCAAACATTTGATGGGAATTTGATTACAGGTCAAACTGTTAAAATTGCATATTTTAAACAACAAGATGAAAGCTTAAACTCAAATGAAAGAATGATTGATTACTTACGAGAAGAAAGCGAAGTAGCAAAAGAGAAAGACGGTACAGTTGTATCCGTTACTCAGTTGTTAGAAAGATTCCTATTCCCTAGTCAAACACACGGTACACGAATTAATAAATTATCTGGTGGAGAACAAAAGAGACTTTATTTACTCAAATTACTCGTACACGAACCGAACGTTTTAATACTAGATGAGCCTACAAACGATTTAGATACTGAAACATTAACAATTTTAGAAGCGTATATAACTGAATTTGGCGGCACAGTATTAACAGTCAGTCATGATAGATACTTTTTAAATAAAGTTGCGAATAAATATTGGTATATTCATGATCAACAAATTGAACCTATGTTAGGCACTTTTGAAGATTATTTAAGTTATAAACGTGAAATTGAAAAGAAAGCAAATCAACAACAGAAGTTAGACCAAAAGTCTGAAAGTAAGACTAAAGAAACGGCTAGATTGTCTTTTAAAGAAAAAAGAGAACTTGAAGAATTAGAAAAAAATATTGAATATATCGAAACAAGATTAGTAGAAATTGAAGAAGAAATGGTTGAACAAGCTACAAATTATGAGAAATTAAACGAACTTACTAGTGAAAAGACATCGATTGAAGCGCAATATGAAGAAGATTATGTGCGCTGGTCATCCTTATCAGATAGATTATAA